The following proteins are co-located in the Pyxidicoccus xibeiensis genome:
- a CDS encoding OmpA family protein — MKTRLLLLCLALALPFPALAEAIRVSLEGRAALGETLPTLLVHIEEPIAGFEVKLKRSDGKVVELKGGGKPGVTRRLELEQPEGRFHYEGELVVRFPDAESGTMPLSFDTELYGPLSVAVRKEDVDVAERKLRLTMTRPARRVELTVLMDTGEKAFQGEVPFKGEPAGTPLELTWPAAQGRVMKISLKAFDTSEFYAGVDLFPWQVDIPHEEVNFASGSADVPAAERGKLDKSHGLIVEALRKYGRFAALRLYVLGHTDTVGASAANRELSLKRARSLAAYFRKQGLKVPVFYEGFGEESPAVATPDETAEAGNRRAEYIIAVEDPVLQHAPFPPRWRKL; from the coding sequence ATGAAGACCCGTCTGCTGCTGCTGTGCCTCGCGCTGGCCCTGCCGTTCCCGGCGCTCGCGGAGGCCATCCGCGTCTCGCTGGAGGGCCGCGCGGCGCTGGGAGAGACGCTGCCGACGCTGCTCGTCCACATCGAGGAGCCCATCGCCGGCTTCGAGGTGAAGCTGAAGCGCAGCGACGGCAAGGTGGTGGAGCTGAAGGGCGGCGGGAAGCCGGGCGTCACCCGGCGCCTCGAGCTGGAGCAGCCTGAAGGGCGCTTCCACTACGAGGGCGAGCTGGTGGTCCGCTTCCCCGATGCCGAGTCCGGCACCATGCCGCTGTCCTTCGACACGGAGCTGTACGGCCCGCTGAGCGTGGCGGTGCGCAAGGAGGACGTGGACGTGGCGGAGCGGAAGCTGCGCCTCACCATGACGCGGCCGGCGCGGCGGGTGGAGCTGACGGTGTTGATGGACACCGGGGAGAAGGCGTTCCAGGGCGAGGTGCCCTTCAAGGGCGAGCCGGCGGGCACTCCGCTGGAGCTGACCTGGCCGGCGGCCCAGGGGCGGGTGATGAAGATCTCGCTCAAGGCCTTCGACACCTCGGAGTTCTACGCCGGGGTGGACCTGTTTCCCTGGCAGGTGGACATCCCCCACGAGGAGGTGAACTTCGCCTCCGGCAGCGCGGACGTTCCGGCGGCGGAGCGCGGCAAGCTGGACAAGAGCCACGGCCTCATCGTGGAGGCGCTGCGGAAGTACGGGCGCTTCGCGGCGCTGCGGCTGTACGTGCTGGGCCACACGGACACGGTGGGGGCGTCGGCGGCCAACCGGGAGCTGTCGCTGAAGCGGGCGAGGAGCCTGGCCGCGTACTTCCGGAAGCAGGGCCTCAAGGTCCCGGTGTTCTACGAGGGGTTCGGCGAGGAGTCGCCCGCGGTGGCGACGCCGGACGAGACGGCGGAGGCGGGCAACCGCCGTGCCGAGTACATCATCGCCGTGGAGGACCCGGTGCTCCAGCATGCGCCGTTCCCTCCCCGGTGGCGGAAGCTGTAG
- a CDS encoding ABC transporter ATP-binding protein, with the protein MRHILLRLLRYARPHVGVLVLAFVGMAAVGLATGAYAYLTGPALRFLLSGGQEGFASAQRVPWLADLPREAALWGFPLVMVVVGVAKGLGYLTQFYFMGLFAQRVVKDLRRDLFLKLTSLSPAQLARERMGDLLSRFSSDVNAVEAAAMYTVGAYLRDSVQIVVLTAVVLSLSPLLGGVMLLVIPLAALPASRLMRKVLKRTREGQTQLGNLAGQLHEGLGGLRTIQAFNGQEAELARFAAHAKAHEKAVVSAAWARGAVPGLMEVLAAAALAGALAYAASARLIPPEALLSLLTAVILVYQPVKELGRVTQFAVQAGAAGERLYALLDLKHPVEDAPDAVPAPTLSRSIVLEGVRFSYGERRALDGLTLELKAGQVTALVGGSGGGKSTVTSMLLRFERPQKGQLLLDGVDANRYTAASVRAQFALVTQEPLLFQGTVLDNLRYARPDATREEVEAAAKVAHADGFIRALPEGYDTRIGERGVTLSGGQRQRLCIARAVLARAPVLVLDEATSSLDPESEREVQAALAAVLPGRTALVIAHRLSTVVNADVLHVMEAGRAVESGTHAELLQKGGRYAALWKMQTEGPSERGAA; encoded by the coding sequence ATGCGTCACATCCTGCTGCGGCTGTTGCGCTATGCGCGGCCCCACGTTGGCGTGCTCGTGCTGGCCTTTGTGGGCATGGCGGCGGTGGGCCTGGCCACGGGGGCGTATGCGTACCTGACGGGCCCGGCGCTGCGCTTCCTGCTGTCGGGAGGGCAGGAGGGCTTCGCGAGCGCACAGCGTGTGCCCTGGCTGGCGGACCTGCCGCGCGAGGCCGCGCTATGGGGCTTCCCGCTGGTGATGGTGGTGGTGGGCGTGGCGAAGGGGCTGGGGTATCTGACGCAGTTCTACTTCATGGGCCTGTTCGCGCAGCGGGTGGTGAAGGACCTGCGGCGCGACCTGTTCCTGAAGCTCACGTCGCTGTCGCCCGCGCAGCTGGCGCGCGAGCGGATGGGCGACTTGCTCAGCCGCTTCTCGTCGGACGTCAACGCGGTGGAAGCGGCGGCCATGTACACGGTGGGCGCGTACCTGCGCGACAGCGTGCAGATTGTCGTCCTGACGGCGGTGGTGCTCTCGCTGAGCCCGCTGCTGGGGGGCGTGATGCTGCTGGTGATTCCGCTGGCGGCGCTGCCGGCCTCGCGGCTGATGCGCAAGGTGCTGAAGCGGACGCGTGAGGGGCAGACGCAGCTCGGCAACCTGGCGGGGCAGCTCCACGAGGGGCTGGGAGGCCTGCGCACGATTCAGGCCTTCAACGGCCAGGAGGCGGAGCTGGCGCGCTTCGCAGCGCACGCGAAGGCGCACGAGAAGGCGGTGGTGAGCGCGGCGTGGGCGCGGGGGGCGGTGCCAGGGCTGATGGAGGTGCTCGCGGCGGCGGCGCTGGCAGGCGCGCTGGCCTACGCGGCGAGCGCGCGGCTCATTCCGCCCGAGGCGCTGCTGTCGCTGCTGACGGCGGTCATCCTGGTGTACCAGCCCGTGAAGGAGCTGGGCCGGGTGACGCAGTTCGCGGTGCAGGCGGGTGCGGCGGGAGAGCGCCTCTACGCGCTGTTGGACTTGAAGCACCCGGTGGAGGACGCGCCGGACGCGGTGCCCGCGCCGACACTGTCGCGGAGCATCGTGCTGGAGGGGGTCCGCTTCTCCTATGGAGAGCGTCGCGCGCTGGATGGCCTGACGCTGGAGCTGAAGGCAGGGCAGGTGACGGCGCTGGTGGGCGGAAGCGGTGGCGGCAAGAGCACGGTGACGTCGATGCTGCTGCGCTTCGAGCGGCCCCAGAAGGGGCAGCTGCTGCTGGATGGGGTGGACGCGAACCGGTACACGGCGGCCAGCGTGCGAGCCCAGTTCGCGCTGGTGACGCAGGAGCCGCTGCTCTTCCAGGGCACGGTGCTGGACAACCTCCGCTATGCGAGGCCGGACGCCACGAGGGAAGAGGTGGAGGCAGCGGCGAAGGTGGCGCACGCGGACGGCTTCATCAGGGCATTGCCGGAAGGCTACGACACGCGCATCGGCGAGCGAGGCGTGACGCTGAGCGGTGGCCAGCGGCAGCGGCTGTGCATCGCGAGGGCGGTGCTGGCGCGGGCGCCGGTGCTGGTGCTGGACGAGGCGACGAGCAGCCTGGACCCGGAGAGCGAGCGCGAGGTGCAGGCTGCACTGGCGGCGGTGCTGCCCGGGAGGACGGCGCTGGTGATTGCGCACCGGCTGTCCACGGTGGTGAACGCGGACGTGCTCCATGTGATGGAGGCGGGCCGCGCGGTCGAGAGTGGCACGCACGCGGAGCTGCTCCAGAAGGGTGGACGCTACGCGGCGCTGTGGAAGATGCAGACGGAGGGCCCGTCCGAGCGCGGCGCGGCGTGA
- the lpxB gene encoding lipid-A-disaccharide synthase produces MTPPPRILVVAGEASGDTHAAELVAALQARRPDLTFFGMGGSRLAARGVELLFDAREVSVMGITEVLPRIPRILQILKGLTAAAAERRPDVAILVDIPDFNLRLAEKLKALGVPVAYYVSPMIWAWRRGRVRTIKRLVDRMLCILPFEEEFYREAGVSARYVGSPVVEQVPAPDSPAAFRERLGLVKDAPTLALLPGSRMSEIRRLLPTMVDAAKRLAAERPGLQVVVPVAPTIPREEVVSRFEGSGLTPILVEGQAPEVVGASDAAVVASGTAVLEAGLMQRPLVVVYRVSLITYWVGRLMLKVAFVSLVNLLAGRKVVPELLQGEMTPERIAEEVRRVWVPGAPRDEMLRGLAEMRGRLGENRAATLAAEAVLELLPPRSI; encoded by the coding sequence ATGACGCCCCCGCCCCGCATCCTCGTCGTGGCCGGCGAGGCCTCCGGTGACACCCACGCCGCCGAGCTCGTCGCCGCCCTCCAGGCCCGCCGTCCGGACCTCACCTTCTTCGGCATGGGCGGCTCGCGCCTGGCCGCCCGGGGGGTGGAGCTCCTCTTCGACGCCCGCGAGGTGTCCGTCATGGGCATCACCGAGGTGCTGCCCCGTATCCCCCGGATCTTGCAGATCCTCAAGGGACTGACGGCCGCCGCCGCCGAGCGCCGCCCCGACGTCGCCATCCTGGTGGACATCCCCGACTTCAACCTGCGACTGGCGGAGAAGCTGAAGGCGCTGGGAGTCCCAGTCGCCTACTACGTCTCCCCCATGATCTGGGCCTGGCGGCGTGGCCGGGTGCGCACCATCAAGCGCCTGGTGGACCGGATGCTCTGCATCCTCCCCTTCGAGGAGGAGTTCTACCGGGAGGCCGGCGTCAGCGCCCGCTATGTGGGCAGCCCCGTGGTGGAGCAGGTCCCCGCACCCGACAGCCCCGCCGCCTTCCGCGAGCGCCTGGGGCTGGTAAAGGACGCCCCCACCCTGGCGCTGCTCCCCGGCAGCCGGATGAGCGAAATCCGACGTCTGCTGCCCACCATGGTGGACGCGGCGAAGCGGCTCGCCGCCGAGCGCCCCGGGCTCCAGGTCGTCGTGCCCGTGGCGCCCACCATCCCCCGCGAGGAGGTGGTGTCCCGGTTCGAGGGCAGCGGCTTGACGCCCATCCTGGTGGAGGGCCAGGCCCCCGAGGTGGTCGGCGCCAGCGACGCGGCGGTGGTGGCCTCCGGTACCGCCGTACTGGAAGCCGGGCTGATGCAGCGGCCGCTCGTCGTCGTGTACCGGGTCTCCCTCATCACGTACTGGGTGGGCCGGCTGATGCTGAAGGTGGCCTTCGTCTCGCTGGTCAACCTGCTGGCCGGCAGGAAGGTGGTGCCGGAGCTGCTCCAGGGCGAGATGACGCCCGAGCGCATCGCCGAGGAGGTCCGCCGGGTGTGGGTTCCCGGGGCGCCCCGGGACGAGATGCTGCGCGGGCTGGCGGAGATGCGCGGGCGCCTGGGGGAGAACAGGGCCGCCACCCTGGCGGCGGAGGCCGTGCTGGAGCTACTGCCCCCGCGCTCCATTTAG
- a CDS encoding MarC family protein has protein sequence MSGYLSLFLVSLSAVFFVVDPIGVVPLFLAMTAGDSPEKVRRTAMRACLVACGMMLFFALFGGVIFKVFGVSLGAFRVAGGILLLITALDMLRARPSETRTTPTEEQEGVVKEDVAIVPLAIPLLSGPGAIATAMVLMAKGETLTSAIPVLAAIILTFVASYFILRASGMIQRVLRQSGVAIVERVMGLILAAIAVQFIADGGKELLR, from the coding sequence ATGTCGGGCTACCTGTCGCTGTTCCTGGTGTCGCTGTCGGCGGTCTTCTTCGTGGTGGACCCCATCGGCGTGGTGCCGCTGTTCCTGGCGATGACGGCCGGGGACTCGCCGGAGAAGGTGCGCCGCACCGCGATGCGGGCCTGCCTGGTGGCCTGCGGGATGATGCTGTTCTTCGCCCTGTTCGGCGGCGTCATCTTCAAGGTGTTCGGCGTGTCGCTGGGCGCCTTCCGCGTGGCGGGCGGCATCCTCCTGCTCATCACCGCGCTGGACATGCTCCGCGCGCGCCCGTCCGAGACGCGCACCACCCCCACCGAGGAGCAGGAGGGCGTGGTGAAGGAAGACGTGGCCATCGTCCCGCTGGCCATTCCCCTGCTGTCCGGCCCCGGCGCCATCGCCACCGCCATGGTGCTGATGGCCAAGGGGGAGACGCTCACCTCCGCCATCCCCGTGCTGGCCGCCATCATCCTGACGTTCGTGGCGAGCTACTTCATCCTCCGCGCCTCCGGGATGATTCAGCGCGTGCTGCGCCAGTCCGGCGTCGCCATCGTCGAGCGTGTCATGGGCCTCATCCTCGCCGCCATCGCCGTGCAGTTCATCGCGGACGGCGGCAAGGAGCTGCTCAGATAG
- a CDS encoding LpxI family protein encodes MERIGLIAGNGRLPFLFARAARARGLEVVAVAHRGETDPELASEVGSLTWVRVGQVDRIQKAFRQAGVTQAAMAGGIGRVRALAEARPDLGAVRIISRLRSFRDDALLRAVAADFESRGVTIIAPTDFLGEVLCPEGHLAGPKLHPAQEKDVALGREVAVLLGQADVGQTVVVHNGHVLALEAVEGTDETIRRGGKLGGSGAVVVKRCKPQQDLRFDLPAVGPRTLDVMKETGAKVLALEVGRTVLLDAPALFAGAEAAGITIVGVP; translated from the coding sequence CTGCCCTTCCTCTTCGCGCGCGCGGCGCGGGCGCGGGGGCTGGAAGTCGTGGCCGTGGCGCACCGGGGGGAGACGGACCCGGAGCTGGCCTCGGAGGTTGGCTCGCTGACGTGGGTGCGGGTGGGGCAGGTGGACCGCATCCAGAAGGCGTTCCGTCAGGCCGGCGTCACCCAGGCGGCCATGGCCGGCGGCATCGGCCGGGTGCGGGCGCTGGCGGAGGCCCGGCCAGACTTGGGCGCGGTGCGCATCATCTCCCGGCTGCGCAGCTTCCGGGACGACGCGCTGCTGCGCGCGGTGGCCGCGGACTTCGAGTCGCGCGGCGTCACCATCATCGCCCCCACGGACTTCCTCGGCGAGGTGCTGTGCCCGGAGGGCCACCTGGCGGGCCCGAAGCTGCACCCGGCGCAGGAGAAGGACGTGGCCCTGGGCCGCGAGGTGGCGGTGCTGCTGGGCCAGGCCGACGTGGGCCAGACGGTGGTGGTGCACAACGGCCACGTGCTGGCGCTGGAGGCGGTGGAGGGCACGGATGAGACCATCCGCCGGGGTGGGAAGCTGGGTGGCTCTGGCGCGGTGGTGGTGAAGCGCTGCAAGCCGCAGCAGGACCTGCGCTTCGACCTGCCAGCGGTGGGCCCGCGCACGCTGGATGTGATGAAGGAGACGGGCGCGAAGGTGCTGGCGCTGGAGGTAGGGCGCACGGTGCTACTGGACGCACCCGCGCTCTTCGCCGGGGCGGAAGCCGCGGGCATCACCATCGTTGGCGTGCCCTGA
- a CDS encoding DUF4388 domain-containing protein, translating to MKTLLLAESHPPTLEHLKGLLSQAGYTVRAVNDPVTAMEHFAADNPDVVVLSVDLPRVDNAHVVHLIRAHSQGGRVPIVAIDKGHLGRARGVAAVLDLKVNAYVADPLKPGELVPRLEALVRAAQAVPLTGLAATLSRPAVNSGELRGYPLPGLLHSLYRLRRDGVLVVAHRDLSRRVYFLRGAAVSYDSSAKADSLPRFLLDRQVLTAVQAERLVEALGSGLRIGAALADVGVEAAGDELLQLLRDYTKDRLERVLGMREGRYAFYSGDEFTKEVAAVEVPPLAPVLAGARRCFPLKVMAASLRANLGEYPVRSPEFGRDLQAMALDTDDLKIAMQVNGRIVLRDLLAHGRGELGTAVSLLWFLKLTGGVTFSPTPVATGTDVLSNAVLPDRIAPRKRKALPPETAASLREEAVRIITRSYFGSLGLDIAADTEAVERAYHETAMRFHPDTYAEFDISDLRDLLESVQEKLSASYRVLSVDEKRKAYLQYLFSRLDVGRNTAVVVEAEIALRRGESALKRRDFPTAMRAFEEAVTLNPEEPEYYAFLAWATYMAAPGAPLVRAQKAQKVLKKALSLGPYVERLHIIAAIIDTDLGDAPLARKKLLKVLEYNPYSQLAKAALRKVGR from the coding sequence TTGAAGACGCTTCTGCTCGCCGAGAGCCATCCCCCCACGCTCGAGCACCTGAAGGGCCTGCTCTCCCAGGCCGGGTACACCGTGCGCGCGGTGAATGACCCGGTGACGGCGATGGAGCACTTCGCCGCGGACAACCCGGACGTGGTGGTGCTGTCGGTGGACCTGCCCCGGGTGGACAACGCGCACGTGGTGCACCTCATCCGGGCGCACAGCCAGGGTGGGCGGGTGCCCATCGTCGCCATCGACAAGGGGCACCTGGGCCGGGCGCGCGGCGTGGCGGCGGTGCTGGACCTGAAGGTGAACGCGTACGTGGCGGACCCCCTCAAGCCGGGCGAGCTGGTGCCCCGGCTGGAGGCGCTGGTGCGCGCGGCGCAGGCCGTGCCGCTCACCGGGCTGGCGGCCACGCTGTCGCGGCCGGCGGTGAACTCGGGCGAGCTGCGGGGCTACCCGCTGCCTGGCCTCCTGCACTCGCTCTACCGGCTGCGCCGGGACGGCGTGCTGGTGGTGGCGCACAGGGACTTGAGCCGGCGGGTGTACTTCCTGCGGGGCGCGGCGGTGAGCTACGACTCGTCCGCGAAGGCGGACTCGCTGCCCCGCTTCCTGCTGGACCGCCAGGTGCTCACCGCGGTGCAGGCGGAGCGGCTGGTGGAGGCGCTGGGCTCCGGGCTGCGCATCGGCGCGGCGCTGGCGGACGTGGGCGTGGAGGCGGCGGGCGACGAGCTGTTGCAGCTGCTGCGCGACTACACGAAGGACCGGCTGGAGCGGGTGCTGGGCATGCGCGAGGGGCGCTATGCCTTCTACTCGGGCGACGAGTTCACGAAAGAGGTGGCCGCGGTGGAAGTCCCTCCGCTGGCGCCGGTGCTGGCGGGCGCGCGGCGGTGCTTCCCGCTGAAGGTGATGGCGGCGTCGCTGCGGGCGAACCTGGGCGAGTACCCGGTGCGCTCGCCCGAGTTCGGGCGGGATTTGCAGGCGATGGCGCTGGACACGGACGACCTGAAGATTGCGATGCAGGTCAACGGGCGCATCGTGCTGAGGGACCTGCTGGCGCACGGGCGCGGCGAGCTGGGCACGGCGGTGTCGCTGCTGTGGTTCCTGAAGCTGACGGGCGGGGTGACCTTCTCGCCGACGCCGGTGGCCACGGGGACGGACGTGCTGTCCAACGCGGTGCTGCCGGACCGGATTGCGCCCCGCAAGCGCAAGGCGCTGCCACCGGAGACGGCGGCCTCGCTGCGTGAGGAGGCGGTGCGCATCATCACCCGCAGCTACTTCGGCAGCCTGGGGCTGGACATCGCCGCGGACACGGAGGCGGTGGAGCGCGCGTACCACGAGACGGCGATGCGCTTCCATCCGGACACATACGCCGAGTTCGACATCTCGGACCTGAGGGACTTGCTGGAGTCGGTGCAGGAGAAGCTCTCGGCCTCGTACCGGGTGCTGAGCGTGGACGAGAAGCGCAAGGCGTACCTCCAGTACCTCTTCAGCCGGCTGGACGTGGGGCGCAACACGGCGGTGGTGGTGGAGGCGGAGATTGCGCTGCGCCGGGGAGAGTCCGCGCTGAAGCGCCGCGACTTCCCCACGGCGATGCGGGCCTTCGAGGAGGCGGTGACGCTCAACCCCGAGGAGCCGGAGTACTACGCGTTCCTGGCCTGGGCGACGTACATGGCGGCGCCGGGGGCTCCGCTGGTGCGGGCGCAGAAGGCGCAGAAGGTGCTGAAGAAGGCGCTGTCGCTGGGGCCGTACGTGGAGCGGCTGCACATCATCGCGGCCATCATCGACACGGACCTGGGTGACGCGCCGCTGGCGCGCAAGAAGCTGCTGAAGGTGCTGGAGTACAACCCGTACTCCCAGCTCGCGAAGGCGGCACTGCGTAAGGTGGGGCGCTAG
- a CDS encoding polyprenol monophosphomannose synthase encodes MNPALVCIPTYNERENIEAIVQAVLKADARVDILVVDDNSPDGTGQLADALAAKDSRVRVLHRERKEGLGRAYLAAFRWALAQGYTYILEMDADFSHDPRYLPGFLDAAQAGADLVLGSRYVTGGGTVNWGVGRQIISRGGSLYARSILGVGIRDLTGGFKCFHRRVLESIDLDAVKSTGYAFQIELTYRTLKKGFTVREIPIVFEDRRVGHSKMSKKIFAEALTMVWKLRIKV; translated from the coding sequence ATGAACCCTGCCCTGGTCTGCATCCCCACGTACAACGAGCGAGAAAACATCGAGGCCATCGTCCAGGCGGTGCTGAAGGCCGACGCCCGCGTGGACATCCTCGTCGTCGACGACAACTCGCCCGACGGCACGGGGCAGCTGGCGGACGCGCTCGCGGCGAAGGACTCGCGCGTGCGGGTGCTGCACCGCGAGAGGAAGGAGGGCCTGGGCCGTGCGTACCTCGCCGCCTTCCGCTGGGCGCTGGCCCAGGGCTACACGTACATCCTGGAGATGGACGCGGACTTCAGCCATGACCCGCGCTACCTCCCCGGCTTCCTCGACGCGGCCCAGGCGGGCGCGGACCTGGTGCTGGGCTCGCGCTACGTCACCGGCGGCGGCACGGTGAACTGGGGCGTCGGGCGGCAGATCATCAGCCGCGGTGGCAGCCTCTACGCCCGCTCCATCCTGGGCGTGGGCATCCGCGACCTCACCGGCGGCTTCAAGTGCTTCCACCGCCGGGTGCTGGAGTCCATCGACCTGGATGCGGTGAAGAGCACCGGGTACGCGTTTCAAATCGAGCTCACCTACCGCACCCTGAAGAAGGGCTTCACCGTGCGAGAGATTCCCATCGTCTTCGAGGACCGCCGCGTGGGGCACTCGAAGATGAGCAAGAAGATCTTCGCCGAGGCCCTCACCATGGTGTGGAAGCTGCGCATCAAGGTGTAG